A stretch of DNA from Triticum dicoccoides isolate Atlit2015 ecotype Zavitan chromosome 2A, WEW_v2.0, whole genome shotgun sequence:
TCAAGAAAAAGGTGTTTAATCGACTCAttttgatcacaaaaacaacacatGGAGTTACCAACCCAATTCCTTTTCATCAAATTATTTTTGGTCAAAATGACTCCTTTGTGGACGAACCACATAAAGATTTTGATGCGACGCAGAATATTAATCTTCCATATGTTCAAAGACCTCGACAATGGCCCGAAATCAATTAAGTTCAAATACATGGATTTCACAGAGAAAATTCCATTCGTGGTTAACTTCCAGCTAATTGTATCTGCCTGGTTTGAAAGTTGAACATCCATCAACCTATGGACCAGGTGCAGTCAAGCATTCCAACGCCCCCCTACAAGGGATCTCCTAAATTGGATATTAAGTGGTACCGAGTTTAATACTGTTACGACATAATCCTCCTTATGTTTCACAATATTATAAAAGGAAAGGTATTGCAGATCGTCTCCCCTAGTCAGgtatcctcccaaaatctagtAGTGGTACCATTACCAATAGAAACTTCACCCGTTGGAAGAAAGTTACTTTTGTCCTTATTAACCCCTTCCAAAAGGGTGAGTCCGTTGGCCTTGCATTCACCTGGGCTAAAGTCTTAGAGTGTAGGTATTTATTCCGCAAGATTTGTACCCACATGCCCTCGGTCTTAATAGATAGTTTGTATAGCCATTTTCTAAGCAGACATCTATTCTTTACCTCTAAATTTTCGATCCCTAACACGCCTGGTCTTTTGGTCTACACATGATATCCCATCTAGCCAGTCTGTATTTGTTCTTGGCCTCATAGCTTTGCCAGAGGAATCGGGATTTGTGGAAATCTAGTCATTTCCGTACCCTACCGATACTTTAAAGAAAGATAAGAGGAACATCGGCAAACTCGTCAAAACTGAGTTAATCAAAACCAGCCGACCTCCATAAGACATTAGCTTGCCCTTTCAACAACTtaatttttttctttcaaatataTCTTCTATACATTTCCATTCTTTGTTTGTTAAACGTCTATGATGAATTGGGATCCCTAGATAACTAAATGGTAAGAATCCAATTTCACAACCGAACAAGTTTCTCTAGTCGTCTTGTTCTTCTTTGGCTCTTCCAAAGCAGAACATTTCGCTTTTATTGAAGTTGATTTTTAGCCCAGACAGTTGCTCAAAAAGGCATAAAATAAGCTTCATATTCCTAGCTTTTGCAAGATCATGTTCCATGAATATAATAGTATCATCCGCTTATTATAGAACGGAGACGCCCCCCTCTCCAAGATGGGGGACGAGTCCTCCTACTTGGCCACTCTCTTTAGCCCGACTAATAAGTACTGCCAACATATCCACTACAATGTTAACAGCACAGGAGACATGAAGTCCCCCTCTCGTAACCCCTTAATTGCCTGGAAATAATGGCCTATGTCATCATTGACCTTTATCACGACACTGCCTTTCTGTATGAATGAATCCACCTGTGATCTCCAAGCTTCATTGAACCCCTTCATACGTAAGGCTTGCTGGAGGaagggccatttgaccttatcatgCACTTTTTCAAAATCCTCTTTGAAGATAACACGTGCAACGTTTCATGTAGGACCACAACCCCTTATAGGATTTGTCGTCCTGTCATGAAGGCAGTTTGAGTTGGTTGCACAACCGAATGTGCTATCTGTGTCAACCTATTCGTGCCAACCTTTGTAAAATTCTTAAAGCTTACATTGAAAACACAGATCAGTCTAAACTGCTCAATGCGAATAGCTTCCACCGTCTTTGGCAACAACATTATTGTTCTAAAATTAATAAAATTAATACGAGACACATAGCCTGCAATTACCGGCCTTGTTGCACCCTTTCACCATCCGATCATGCAATCGTGAAAAATATTTGGATGCGACCGGCTCTCATCTAAAGATAAGAATTAATTAAATACtagtatctaagtgacattagtacaaaaaaagaaaaaagaaagaaaaactgcaAAGTTTCACATAAAATCAAATGGCACAGGAGTTAGACGGTACTACTTTGTTATTTTTTATGTCTATATCTATACCAATGTAAAAAGactcaaagagacagatccaattaaCCTCGgacatcaaatcatgtcaatccaacgacctagactgcttcaatgtcgagcgctcaacacgtttagcatgcagttaatttcatgccaaatatagtgctAATTACATAGTAACAcgtaaataatatcctacttaatatccgcatgcacttaatatactttctAAATTaatatgcattgcacgtacacattgactagtagaAGACCCAAAAGGCAGATCCAACTGATCTTGGCCATTGAActaagtcaatccaacgacctagactgctcgaATGGCGAACGTTAAACGTGTTTAACATGCatttaatatcataccaaatattgtAGTAGTCACATAATCAACACACAAATAATAACATACCTAATATCCACGTGCAATTAATATATTACGTAAATATTAACGTGTGTTGCACATGCGTATTTACTATTAGATGAGAAATAACATACTCCCCTTTCATCTACATAGGgcttaatgtgtttttcaagaccgcctttaaATATTGATAAGGTTAATAAGACATGAGATGTACAATActttaaaaattatatcattgaaagcttctTTCATATATGAATTTGCATCAAGAAAAATCTACAGCTGCAAATCAGAGTGACACGTAGGACCAaccaaagaaaaaagagagaagtatTTTCCGCAATGAGGGACGCGGCCAGACAGTCAAGATTCCGCTAAAACCATAAACAAAGTAGCATCACTACCGATCGATCGACGGCCCTAGATTTCCGCTGCGATTAACAATGCCGCGCTGCTGGCACCTGAGTGGATCGTACGAGCTCCCCGACCAAGGCCGCGAGCGGGGTGGGGGCAGCTGCATAGAAATTGAAAAAGAGGGCAGCGAGAAACACGTACGAGGCCAGGGGAGACGAACCCCCCTTCCTTTCCATCCCCCCCTGCTTATAATACTCCCCCACCATCGCCACAACTTGCATGCGACGCCATGACGACTAGTACTACCCCTGGCCTCCGGCTGGATGCACTGCATCCAGCCCTCCCTTTCCCcgccttcgttctttttcttcctgCTCTCATCTGCCTGTCTGCATCTCCCAGTCCATGAACCAGCGATCGTAGAAGTCCCGGTCGGTGCTGGAGCACTGCCGATGTGCATACCAAGCTTGATGCCCAGGAAAAGATGCTAGCTGATGTGCCATCGGTTTCACCAGGTAGACATACACATGCTTCGATTTTTACGTTGACATCTGCCTATGCATGTGATGGTATATCTATTTTTGTCGGTGTGTACGTACCTTGCTTACATACATACACATGTGCGCGAAAGCTCGTAATCAGTAATTGCATGCTTGGATTGTACTACTCGGGGACTCACGGATGAATTAGTAATGAGTATATATTTGATTGCTATTTTTGTCCTACCTATATAGTTAGGGATTCTTTCCCAGATACTAGATGTAATTAGTAATGGTTGTGTTAGTTGGGAACTGGTCTTTGGGGTAATCATTTCGCCCTGTTTACTCGTAGGAAAATTTAGGGGCTGGCCGGGTCCCTTTTCTGAAAGAACAAGGAATGCCATTTTGTCTACTTTATGATGTTGTCCTCCCTTTTTCTATGGCTTTACAGAGTTTTCTTCTTGAAATGTAGTAAAACGGAACCTCTAGCTAGGTATACACGTAAAGCTTACGCAAGGAAAAGACTGGTTActgagtactccctctgtaaactaatataagagtgtttagataactaaaataatgatctaaatgcttttatattagtttacagagggagtagcttgATTGCTTCACATGCTGATAAGATATCCTTTTTCGCAACAATCCACAGGATTTGTAGATTGCCAGATCTGATCTGATTCAGCGAGAATTCTGAGCTACCAAAGCTGCTTCGACTCAAAGCTCTACCACTGCCCTATCTTGCACTTTAAGAAGACTCGATCGTCACGGAAAGAGCAGACAGAGGTATCAAATTCCATGCTAGCTCCTCATGTTCTTGAGCGCAAGAAATGAGTCTTCCGAGTCGGAGGACATCCAAGAACTGATCAACAGTGGCCTCAAGTGCAACGCATCCACGCCAGCCGACGACATGGAGAGCGGCAGAGGCGGGGCACGAGCCGCCGGAAGCACGTCGTCGTCATCGCCCCTGCCCATGGTTCTGCCGTCCGAGCAGAAAGCACGGTACAGCACGGAGGAGGATCCCAGTCGTTGCAGCTGCAGCGATAGCTTCTTCGGCAAGTACTTTTCATTCCTCCTGCTCATGTTCGTCACCGCGTCGCTGGTGATCCTCCCGCTCGTCCTGCCACCGCTGCCTCCGCCTCCGTCGATGCTGATGCTGGTGCC
This window harbors:
- the LOC119355252 gene encoding protein AUXIN-REGULATED GENE INVOLVED IN ORGAN SIZE-like; this encodes MFLSARNESSESEDIQELINSGLKCNASTPADDMESGRGGARAAGSTSSSSPLPMVLPSEQKARYSTEEDPSRCSCSDSFFGKYFSFLLLMFVTASLVILPLVLPPLPPPPSMLMLVPVAMLVMLLVLAFMPTSGGRSATGPTAYL